In Candidatus Abyssobacteria bacterium SURF_5, the following are encoded in one genomic region:
- a CDS encoding tetratricopeptide repeat protein: MERVRLQFWNALGYLSTFLYLLFVLLAGITYAGYLPDALKRHVSSLLQYPFEKILPPQFMWAFFAAAAVFSLYIAVLSDRCRIRWRPAGLEALPAPDGGYLQKVGTLYLRQELDDVLPSVRREAKRFFRQGERHFAANQYQAAASAYLKSINAARTISAHLNLGVCHCYRSAFDRAMENFELSLALARRSKNEKLAAASLCNMGISHRERGKLTDALLVFKQAVGIGGKMNDFISQSCSQGNLGTLFMAEGRPDEALKPWQSVLKGFESTDYRAGLAVALDNVGSVYGMKREYRCALDYHKKALALYRSIGNLPGETQALTNAGLMYLRLGKLRKSLKTNREALRLAGWLNCSSDRARAHGNIGLLYEKKRKLGDALKSMDKALELYERIGNPIGAATQLMAIGGLYGSQGKRAEALKRLGEARAKFVQSGILSSPIESAIERALRQNPYDKSPRKGPREFIQSLFIRRPKKQPAPKAL; encoded by the coding sequence ATGGAGAGAGTACGCTTACAATTTTGGAATGCACTCGGATATCTGTCCACCTTCTTGTATCTCCTCTTCGTGCTGCTCGCTGGCATCACTTATGCCGGTTACCTGCCGGATGCGCTGAAAAGGCATGTCTCCTCTCTTCTGCAGTATCCATTCGAGAAAATCTTGCCGCCTCAGTTCATGTGGGCGTTCTTCGCTGCGGCTGCCGTTTTTTCCCTCTACATAGCTGTGCTCAGCGATCGATGCAGAATCCGGTGGCGGCCCGCTGGACTGGAAGCCTTGCCGGCGCCGGACGGGGGATATCTTCAAAAGGTAGGGACGCTCTATCTCAGGCAGGAACTTGATGATGTCCTCCCGAGCGTGCGCCGTGAAGCGAAGAGGTTTTTCAGGCAGGGGGAGAGACACTTCGCCGCGAACCAGTACCAGGCGGCGGCGAGCGCGTATCTGAAGTCGATCAATGCGGCGCGCACCATATCCGCTCATCTGAATCTTGGAGTATGTCATTGTTACCGGTCAGCGTTTGACAGGGCCATGGAGAATTTTGAACTCAGCCTTGCGCTCGCGCGCAGAAGCAAGAACGAAAAGTTGGCGGCGGCCTCTTTGTGCAATATGGGGATTTCGCACCGCGAGCGCGGCAAACTGACGGACGCGCTCCTTGTGTTTAAGCAGGCGGTTGGCATCGGCGGGAAAATGAATGACTTTATAAGCCAATCCTGCAGTCAGGGAAATCTCGGCACCCTCTTTATGGCGGAGGGGAGGCCGGATGAAGCACTCAAGCCATGGCAATCTGTGCTAAAAGGTTTTGAGTCGACGGATTATCGTGCTGGTCTGGCGGTCGCGCTCGATAATGTCGGAAGCGTTTATGGGATGAAACGCGAGTACAGATGCGCGCTGGATTATCACAAGAAGGCTCTCGCACTTTATAGAAGCATCGGTAATCTGCCGGGAGAGACACAGGCATTGACCAATGCGGGTCTGATGTATCTCAGGCTGGGGAAATTACGGAAGTCGCTCAAGACAAATCGAGAAGCCCTCCGGCTGGCGGGCTGGCTCAATTGTTCAAGCGATCGGGCGAGGGCGCACGGCAATATCGGCCTGCTCTACGAGAAGAAACGAAAATTGGGGGACGCGCTTAAATCGATGGACAAGGCGCTCGAGCTTTATGAGCGGATCGGAAACCCGATCGGTGCGGCCACCCAACTGATGGCGATTGGCGGCCTCTACGGCAGTCAGGGTAAAAGGGCCGAAGCCCTCAAGAGACTTGGAGAGGCAAGAGCCAAATTTGTCCAAAGTGGAATCCTGAGCAGCCCTATCGAGAGCGCAATCGAGAGGGCGCTTCGACAAAATCCTTACGATAAATCCCCCCGCAAAGGACCTCGCGAGTTCATTCAATCGCTCTTCATCAGGAGACCGAAGAAGCAACCCGCTCCAAAAGCGCTTTAG
- the thiS gene encoding sulfur carrier protein ThiS, with protein sequence MRIQLNGEPYECPDAATVADLLGRLGVTGNRVAVELNLDILPKGEYGATRLKEGDRIEVVHFVGGGSQ encoded by the coding sequence ATGAGAATCCAGCTCAACGGGGAGCCGTATGAATGTCCCGACGCCGCCACTGTCGCCGATTTGCTCGGGCGATTGGGAGTGACGGGGAATCGGGTGGCGGTTGAATTGAACCTCGATATTTTGCCAAAGGGCGAATACGGCGCAACAAGGCTGAAAGAGGGCGACCGCATTGAGGTTGTACATTTTGTCGGAGGAGGCTCTCAATAA
- a CDS encoding glutaredoxin, with amino-acid sequence MLELYQKEGCPYCQKVRAKMTELDLDYICRNVRDGGSKKAQLLEKLGGMVQVPFLIDTDRNVAMYESEDIIKYLVEHYS; translated from the coding sequence ATGCTTGAACTTTACCAGAAGGAAGGATGCCCGTATTGCCAGAAAGTACGTGCGAAGATGACCGAACTTGATCTCGATTATATTTGCAGAAACGTTCGTGACGGTGGCAGCAAGAAGGCCCAACTCCTCGAGAAGCTGGGCGGTATGGTTCAGGTGCCTTTTCTGATCGATACCGATCGCAATGTTGCGATGTACGAGTCGGAGGATATCATCAAATACCTGGTTGAGCACTATTCCTGA